The following nucleotide sequence is from Streptomyces sp. NBC_00237.
TACGCCGTCTGCGAACTCGCGGTCCTACTCGCCCCGTACGACCGTCACCGGCACCGGCGCGTGCTGCACCACGTGCAGCGAGACCGAGCCGAGGACCTGGGCCTTCAGCCCGCTGTAGCCTCGGGCGCCCACCACCAGGAGGTCCGCGCCCTCGGCCTGCTTGAGGAGGGCTTCGGCCGCGTTGCCCTTGCGGGTGTGGAGGGCGACCTGGGCCGCCGCTTCGGTGCCCAGGGCGCGCTGGACCGTTTCCAGGAGGACCTTGGCCGACTCCCGTTCCGGGTCGAAGGTGGCGGTCTCGGCGGTCAGGCCGCCCCAGACAGGGAACTCCCAGGCGGTCACCGCTTCCAGCTTCGCGCCGGTCAGGCCCGCCTGGCGGGCGGCCCAGCGGAGGGCGCGCACGGACTGTTCCGAACCGTCGACGCCGACGACGATCGTTCCTTCTGCCATGGTGACTACCCTCCGAAAGGTTCTTTTCGGTCAACCCTTTCCGGGCAAACCTTTTCGGTCAATCTACGCGAAATGCCTAATTCGGTCAGTCGAGGCGCAGGTCCGAGAGCTGCTGGGCGAAGGGCACGACCTCGTCCGATTCCTTACGGGGAGGAGCCGTCCGCAGCTGGGCCGCCAGCTCCGCCGCCGCCCGGGTGATGCGGCCCGGGAGGTGCGCGGTGAAGGCGTCACCCTCGCCGCCCCAGTCCTCGGACGCCGCGAACACGGCCGTCGGGACGACCAGGGCGCGCAGGTACGCGAAGAGGGGGCGGACCGCGTGGTCCAGGGCGAGGGAGT
It contains:
- a CDS encoding universal stress protein, yielding MAEGTIVVGVDGSEQSVRALRWAARQAGLTGAKLEAVTAWEFPVWGGLTAETATFDPERESAKVLLETVQRALGTEAAAQVALHTRKGNAAEALLKQAEGADLLVVGARGYSGLKAQVLGSVSLHVVQHAPVPVTVVRGE